The following proteins are encoded in a genomic region of Notolabrus celidotus isolate fNotCel1 chromosome 19, fNotCel1.pri, whole genome shotgun sequence:
- the LOC117831234 gene encoding apelin receptor B-like, producing the protein MEMEPTDGPYEYYDYEETENTTMCDYSEWTPSYSVIPVLYMLIFILGLSGNGVVIFTVWRAQGKRRAADVYIGNLALADLTFVVTLPLWAVYTAMGYHWPFGVALCKISSYGVLLNMYASVFCLTCMSFDRYLAIVHSLSSTQLRTRGHTRACLMAIWLLSSLLAAPTLIFRTTKYDQTSNRTSCAMDFSLVLTNKDQEILWIAGLSISSSALGFLLPFLAMMVCYGFIGCTVTRHFNTLRKEDQRKRRLLKIITTLVVVFAACWMPFHIVKSADALSYLELFPATCAFLRFLLLAHPYATCLAYVNSCLNPFLYAFFDLRFRSQCLCLLNLKKSLHASPASPLSSERTEAQSLATKV; encoded by the coding sequence aTGGAGATGGAGCCAACTGATGGTCCCTATGAATACTACGACtacgaggagacagaaaacaccACCATGTGTGACTACTCCGAGTGGACACCATCGTACTCAGTCATCCCGGTGCTGTACATGCTGATTTTCATCCTAGGCCTTTCTGGAAACGGGGTGGTCATCTTCACCGTGTGGAGAGCTCAGGGGAAGCGACGAGCTGCAGACGTCTACATCGGAAACCTGGCTCTGGCTGACCTCACCTTTGTAGTCACTCTGCCTTTGTGGGCTGTTTACACCGCCATGGGCTACCACTGGCCCTTCGGAGTGGCCTTGTGCAAGATCAGTAGCTACGGGGTCCTGCTCAACATGTACGCCAGTGTCTTCTGCCTCACTTGCATGAGCTTTGATCGCTACCTGGCCATTGTTCACTCACTGTCCAGCACCCAGCTGCGCACCCGTGGCCACACACGAGCCTGTCTGATGGCCATCTGGCTGCTGTCGAGTCTACTGGCTGCTCCAACTTTGATCTTCCGAACAACAAAATATGACCAAACCAGCAACCGCACATCCTGCGCCATGGACTTCAGCCTCGTGCTGACAAACAAAGACCAAGAGATCCTGTGGATCGCTGGTCTTAGCatctcctcctcagctctggGCTTTCTTCTACCTTTCTTGGCAATGATGGTGTGCTATGGTTTCATCGGCTGCACTGTCACACGCCACTTCAACACTCTGCGCAAAGAGGACCAGCGGAAGAGGAGGCTGCTGAAGATCATCACCACGCTGGTGGTGGTGTTTGCCGCATGCTGGATGCCCTTCCACATTGTGAAGAGTGCTGACGCCCTGTCCTACCTGGAACTGTTCCCCGCCACCTGTGCCTTCCTGCGCTTTCTACTCCTGGCTCACCCGTACGCCACTTGCCTGGCCTATGTCAACAGCTGCCTCAACCCTTTCCTTTACGCCTTCTTTGACCTGCGCTTCAGATCCCAGTGTCTGTGCCTACTCAACCTTAAGAAGTCCTTGCATGCAAGCCCTGCCAGCCCTCTGTCTTCTGAGAGGACAGAGGCGCAGTCTCTAGCCACAAAGGTGTGA